GATGCCCTGTCCAGCAACACTCTTATCCCGGAAACGAAGATTCCCGTGGAGAAACCGTCAGGTATACAAAATAGGAACCAAGCTCAATATGTTCAGCAGTTTCTGGATGTAGATGAAGGCCATTATCACGGAAAACAGGCCGAATGTTCTCTGGTTAAAGAAGGTACTCCGGTTTTGGCTGAATTGCCGGACAGAAGCCTTGCGGACGAACCACAGAAGGAACCGCAAGACATACCACTGAATATGCTACAGGATTTACCCCGGCGGATTTCCCTGGATACACCCTATAACTATTTCCCAAAAGACAAAGTCATAGCGGGTTTGCGCCCCATAGGCCAGATTGACTGCACTTATATCGTAGCCCAGGGTAGGGAAGCAGGGCTATACCTGATTGACCAACATGCGGCTCACGAGCGAATTTTGTATGAAAAAAATATGCAGGTGCCAACAACTAACTATTCTCAGCTTTTAGCCATTCCCCAGCATATTGAATTGACCCACCTGGAAGCTCAGGTATTGATTACCAATATTCTGGAGTTCCAGGCCATAGGATTTGTTATAGAACATTTTGGAGGGGACAGTTTCTTGTTACGGGGAGTCCCAGGAGGATTCCCGCCGGGAGAGGAAAAAAAGATTTTTTTGGATTTATTGGATTATTTTTTCAATAATCAGCACAAACTAACAAATAAAGCGCTGCGGGAAGACCTTATTATCATGATGTCCTGTAAAGCCGCTATCAAAGCGGGAGACAGGCTATTACAGGGACAGATGGAAAAGTTGCTTGCTGATTTGAGCAACACGGAATTGCCATATACCTGCCCGCACGGCAGGCCGACGGTAATACATATCTCGGGCTATGAATTAGAGAAAATGTTTAAGAGGGTATTATAACATGTCACCAAATCTATATGTTACCAATACCCATAAGATCAATCCTGAGTCTGTGGCTATGGCCGAATCCTGCAGCAAAGTTTTAAAGGTCCCTTTTATTCCAAGGAATAAGCGCCCCTTGAATGCGCTGTGTCCGGAGGGGGAAGAGGCCGGTTTTCTGGTGGTCAGTAAGAACTTGGAACTATCTTTAATTTATAAGGGTTTTGAATTGTTTTTTCACCCCAGTATGAGTAAGGTGCGTATCAAAGCGCTGCAAAAAGGGCAAAATGACCCCATGCTTACCGCTATGGATGCTTGTCCAGGAGACTCAGTCTTGGACTGCACTCTGGGCCTGGGTTCCGATGCTATAGTAGCAAGCTTCGCCGTGGGAGCTTCGGGTAGGGTGGTAGGCCTCGAATCGGTACCCGTCATTGCACTGATTGTCCGGCATGGTTTGCAGCACTACCGGGACAAAAACGAGAGGATCAATGAAGCCATGCGCAGAATAGAAGTAATCAATGCTGATTATCTGAACTACTTGAAAACCCTGCCGGATAATAGCTTTGATATAGTATATTTTGACCCTATGTTCAGGAAACCCATGCAGAAATCCAGTTCAATGAAACCGCTGCGCAGATGGGTAAACGGAGATCCGTTGTCCATGGAAGCAGTGAATGAAGCAGTCCGTGTGGCTACCAAAAGGGTGGTTATGAAAGAAGGTAGTTCCAGTGGTGAATTTGCTCGCTTAGGATTTAAAAACATAGTGGGCGGAAAACACAGCCCGATTGCTTTTGGGTTTATAATTACAGGGAAAGGAGAGAAAGCTGCGTTGTGAAACCACCTTTCCTGATAGTTATAGTAGGTCCTACCGCCGTTGGAAAAACCGAGGTAGGTATTGAACTGGCCAAGCTGATTAATGGAGAAGTTATTTCAGGGGATTCTATGCAGGTTTACCGCGGTATGGATATAGGTACTGCCAAGCCAACAAAAGAGGAAATGCAGGGGATTCCACATTACATGATAGATATACTTGACCCTGATGAAGAATTCAGTGTGGCGCTTTTTCAAAAAATGGTGGAAAACTACATTAAACAGATTTATGATAAAGGAAAGGTACCTATTTTGGTGGGCGGTACAGGTTTATACATAAGATCTGTAATTGATCGTTATGATTTCACACCTGTGGCCGTTGATCCAAGTCTGCGGGAAAAGCTGAAAGAAGAAGCTGAAATGTATGGCAGTGCAAGTCTGCATCGAAAGCTTCAGCAGGTTGACCCAAAGGCCGCCGAAAAAATTCATCCCAACGATATGCGCAGAATTATCAGGGCTTTGGAAGTTTATTTAAGTTCCGGCCGGCAAATTTCTTCGTTTCACAGATTAGAGGATGAGAGTCTGCCTCCGAAATATCGGTTGGGCTATTATGGGCTGACGATGCAAAGACATAATCTTTACCGTCGTATTGAGGAAAGAGTAGATAAAATGATTGAAAAGGGGCTGATAGAAGAAGTTCGATGTCTCCTGAAAAAAGGTTATCATGAAGGCATGGTTTCCATGCAGGGCATTGGTTATAAGGAAATCATAGGCTATCTGCGGGGTGAATATACTTTAGAAGATGCTGTGCAACTTTTAAAACGCAACACCCGACGGTTTGCCAAAAGACAACTGACCTGGTTTCGCAGGGATGCAAGGATTAAATGGTTTGATGTCGAAGCATATACCTTCAAATCAGAAATTGCGAGAGAAATTGCCATGCAATTTGAAGGACAATTTATTAAGACGTAGAATATTGTAAAAAACTAAAAATGGAGGGACAAAGATGACTAAGCCGCAAATTAATCTGCAAGATGCATTTTTAAATCAGGTTAGAAAGGAGAATATTCCTGTAACCATATATTTAGTCAATGGTTTTCAGCTAAAGGGAATGGTTAAAGGATTTGACAATTTCACTGTTATCCTGGAATTAGACGGAAAACAGCAAATGGTGTATAAACATGCAGTTTCAACCATATCTCCTCTGAAACCAATAAGCTCGTCCTATACCAGCGCAACTGCCAATGCAACTGCAGCCGAACCCAAACAGCAGTAGCTTATATTCAGAGATAAAATTGACATAGTATATTGTCCCAATGTCATCCGGGACAGATACGATTAACATGATGGACAAAATTAAGAGCCCTCTTTTTTTGAGGGCTCTTATCTATTTAATCAGATGTTTTTCCCATATGTTCATGTCTTCAAAGCCTGTGCATATCCTACAATTGTTTACCAACCGGCCCCTATATTTATACCCGCTTTTATGGAACACGCTGTTGATACCTGCAGATTTGGCCCGAGCCAGACTGAAAACAGTTGTTATAGGCCGATTTTCCATGTCTTTTTCAAGGGCCTGAACTAATTGGAACATCAGCCCCTGCCCCCTGTAATTATCCAGTGTTGCACAATCGGTAATTTCGGCCGCTTTATTATCCAGGTCCATTTCTGCAGAAGCAGCGCTAACTATTTGATTTTTATGTAAAATTACGTGAAAAACATAATTATTATTCATACAGTATTTTAAATAGTTCGGGTCTTTGATAGGAGTGGGATACAGGTCAAACACTTTTTGAAAAAACTCAGCCAGTTCATAGGCAGCACGAGGGCTGGCTGCCCTTATCTGAAAACCGGCAGGCAAACCGCGGCCAGATAAACTAACAGATTTCCCAAAGATTTTCTCCAAAACCCCATCCTCCTGAAGAAAATCCTTGGACAGAAACCTTTCCGGATCTAAAAACTTAGATACCAGGACAGCCGGTCTTCCCTTATAATAGTAGTTCATAAAGCCTTCTACCATGTACCCTGCAGACACAAATTCTTTCCAACGGAATTCCCTGCAAAAAACGATTATCTTGTTCATCCAGGCAGTTTTCCTGGCTATCTTTTCTATATAATCAATTACCTGAGCGGTGGTGCCCGTGCCCTGATCTTTTACAATCAGGCGTCGGTTGAATTTGTCAAAGTTTATGTTCAAGCCGGTAGTGGGGGTGACGGCTTCCCAACAATCTTTGTGCCCTGTGAATTTATATTGCATCATCATAAGTACCCCTTCTTTTTTCCCGGTTGTTGCCCTTGGGAACCAGACTTATTTCCCCGTTAAATAATTTTGCGAGGCCGAAGGCTTTTTTAGGTATGCCACAGGTTTCGCAGTTTTTACACTGGCTG
The Thermincola ferriacetica DNA segment above includes these coding regions:
- a CDS encoding class I SAM-dependent methyltransferase — protein: MSPNLYVTNTHKINPESVAMAESCSKVLKVPFIPRNKRPLNALCPEGEEAGFLVVSKNLELSLIYKGFELFFHPSMSKVRIKALQKGQNDPMLTAMDACPGDSVLDCTLGLGSDAIVASFAVGASGRVVGLESVPVIALIVRHGLQHYRDKNERINEAMRRIEVINADYLNYLKTLPDNSFDIVYFDPMFRKPMQKSSSMKPLRRWVNGDPLSMEAVNEAVRVATKRVVMKEGSSSGEFARLGFKNIVGGKHSPIAFGFIITGKGEKAAL
- the miaA gene encoding tRNA (adenosine(37)-N6)-dimethylallyltransferase MiaA, translating into MKPPFLIVIVGPTAVGKTEVGIELAKLINGEVISGDSMQVYRGMDIGTAKPTKEEMQGIPHYMIDILDPDEEFSVALFQKMVENYIKQIYDKGKVPILVGGTGLYIRSVIDRYDFTPVAVDPSLREKLKEEAEMYGSASLHRKLQQVDPKAAEKIHPNDMRRIIRALEVYLSSGRQISSFHRLEDESLPPKYRLGYYGLTMQRHNLYRRIEERVDKMIEKGLIEEVRCLLKKGYHEGMVSMQGIGYKEIIGYLRGEYTLEDAVQLLKRNTRRFAKRQLTWFRRDARIKWFDVEAYTFKSEIAREIAMQFEGQFIKT
- the hfq gene encoding RNA chaperone Hfq; translated protein: MTKPQINLQDAFLNQVRKENIPVTIYLVNGFQLKGMVKGFDNFTVILELDGKQQMVYKHAVSTISPLKPISSSYTSATANATAAEPKQQ
- the ablB gene encoding putative beta-lysine N-acetyltransferase, which translates into the protein MMMQYKFTGHKDCWEAVTPTTGLNINFDKFNRRLIVKDQGTGTTAQVIDYIEKIARKTAWMNKIIVFCREFRWKEFVSAGYMVEGFMNYYYKGRPAVLVSKFLDPERFLSKDFLQEDGVLEKIFGKSVSLSGRGLPAGFQIRAASPRAAYELAEFFQKVFDLYPTPIKDPNYLKYCMNNNYVFHVILHKNQIVSAASAEMDLDNKAAEITDCATLDNYRGQGLMFQLVQALEKDMENRPITTVFSLARAKSAGINSVFHKSGYKYRGRLVNNCRICTGFEDMNIWEKHLIK